In the Posidoniimonas corsicana genome, one interval contains:
- a CDS encoding ABC transporter ATP-binding protein, which translates to MPPVIDIQNLRTYFHTDEGVVRAVDDVSFRVEPGRTLGIVGESGSGKSVTSLSIMRLLASSAEIESGHISFLGKDLVGLPEPEMRKIRGSEISMIFQEPMTSLNPVFTVGSQVAEAIILHQGLSKADARRRTIELFDEVGIPDPEVRVDSYPHQMSGGQKQRVMIAMALSCDPQLLIADEPTTALDVTIQAQILDILRRLRDTRGMSILFITHDLGVIAEIADDVLVMYRGEMVEYGPVLQMFEAPQHPYTKGLLACRPKLETPYRLLPTVQDFMESRVEDGKLTIIEKQLTEERLNELKTHGRGRLLSPKSELQAIGHPWSEGHHPPDTTTVDEGIRPLLEVKDLEVYFPIRRGVLSRTVGHVKAVDGVSFNVYRGQTLGLVGESGCGKTTTGRAILRLIEPTGGRVLYDGVDLAGLSGGELRRMRGQMQIIFQDPYGSLNPRMTVGAAITEPMVIQKLGAGKADRRDRAATLLEEVGLSGDHLSRYPHEFSGGQRQRICIARALAVEPEFIICDESVSALDVSVQAQVLNLLKKLQEDRGLTYIFISHDLSVVKFMADMMAVMQPITLEDGDKGGRIVEFGPSENIYNNPKEEYTRKLISATPKDDIEHVRALVAKREAVRAGV; encoded by the coding sequence ATCATTGTCGATCATGCGGCTGCTGGCTTCGAGCGCCGAGATCGAGTCGGGGCACATCTCGTTCCTCGGGAAGGACCTGGTCGGCCTCCCGGAGCCGGAGATGCGCAAGATCCGCGGCTCGGAGATCAGCATGATCTTCCAGGAGCCGATGACCTCGCTGAACCCCGTATTCACGGTCGGCAGCCAGGTGGCCGAGGCGATCATCCTGCACCAGGGCCTCTCGAAGGCCGACGCGCGGCGCCGCACCATCGAGCTGTTCGACGAGGTCGGCATCCCCGACCCCGAGGTCCGCGTCGACAGCTACCCCCACCAGATGTCCGGCGGGCAGAAGCAGCGCGTGATGATCGCCATGGCGCTCTCCTGCGACCCGCAGCTGCTGATCGCCGACGAGCCGACCACGGCGCTGGACGTCACGATCCAGGCGCAGATCCTCGACATCCTCCGCCGCCTGCGCGACACGCGCGGCATGTCGATCCTGTTCATCACGCACGACCTGGGCGTAATCGCCGAGATCGCCGACGACGTGCTCGTCATGTACCGCGGCGAGATGGTCGAGTACGGCCCCGTGCTGCAGATGTTCGAGGCGCCGCAGCACCCCTACACCAAGGGCCTGCTGGCGTGCCGCCCGAAGCTGGAAACGCCCTACCGGCTGCTGCCCACCGTGCAGGACTTCATGGAGAGCCGGGTCGAGGACGGCAAGCTCACCATCATCGAGAAGCAGCTCACCGAGGAGCGGCTCAATGAGCTCAAGACCCACGGCCGCGGCCGGCTGCTGAGCCCCAAGAGCGAGCTGCAGGCGATCGGCCACCCGTGGAGCGAGGGCCACCACCCGCCCGACACGACCACCGTCGATGAGGGGATCAGGCCGCTGCTGGAGGTCAAGGACCTAGAGGTGTACTTCCCGATCCGCCGCGGCGTGCTGTCCCGCACCGTGGGCCACGTCAAGGCGGTGGACGGCGTCTCGTTCAACGTGTACCGCGGCCAGACGCTCGGCCTGGTGGGCGAGTCGGGCTGCGGCAAGACCACCACCGGCCGCGCGATCCTGCGGCTGATCGAGCCGACCGGCGGCCGCGTGCTGTACGACGGCGTCGACCTGGCCGGCCTGTCGGGCGGCGAGCTCCGCCGCATGCGGGGCCAGATGCAGATCATCTTCCAGGACCCCTACGGCTCGCTGAACCCGCGGATGACGGTCGGCGCCGCGATCACCGAGCCGATGGTCATCCAGAAGCTCGGCGCCGGCAAGGCCGACCGCCGCGACCGCGCCGCCACGCTGCTGGAGGAGGTCGGCCTGTCGGGCGACCACCTCAGCCGCTACCCGCACGAGTTCTCCGGCGGCCAGCGGCAGCGGATCTGCATCGCCCGGGCGCTGGCCGTGGAGCCGGAGTTCATCATCTGCGACGAGTCGGTCTCGGCGCTCGACGTGTCGGTCCAGGCGCAGGTGCTCAACCTGCTGAAGAAGCTGCAGGAGGACCGCGGTCTGACGTACATCTTCATCAGCCACGACCTGAGCGTGGTGAAGTTCATGGCCGACATGATGGCCGTGATGCAGCCGATCACGCTGGAGGACGGCGACAAGGGCGGCCGCATCGTCGAGTTCGGCCCGTCCGAGAACATCTACAACAACCCCAAAGAAGAGTACACCCGCAAGCTGATCAGCGCCACGCCGAAGGACGACATCGAGCACGTGCGGGCGCTGGTGGCGAAGCGTGAAGCGGTGCGGGCGGGGGTGTAG